From the bacterium genome, the window GAGTTGATCTTCTTCCGCATCATCTACGCGTCTCTCATTGTGCTGGGCGCGAAATTGATTCACGCGGGGCTATTCGGGTAGCCCCTTCGAATACCACCGAGCGCGAACGCCACCGAGCGGATCAGGCGCCGTTGAGGTAGCGCTCGGCAATCGCCGCGTGCAGGGCGATCCCGTGGGCCATCGCGTCTTCGTTGATTTGCATGCGATTGGAGTGACACGGCAAGGGGTGTTCGATGTCATCGGGGCGCGCACCCAGGAATAGCATCGCACCGGGAACCTTCTGGAGTACGAAGGAGAAGTCTTCGGCGCCCATCATCGGCGTCGGCATCTGCACGGCCGCGTTCTCGCCGAATTGTTCGCGTGCCGTCTCGAGCGCGAGGTCCGTGGAATCGGCGTCATTCACGGTCACCGGGTAGCCGCGCACGATGTTCACCTCGGCTTCGACCTCGTGCGCTGCAGCTACACCCTTGGCAATGCGCTCGATACCCGCGTGCGCGCGCTCGCGCGCGCGTTCCGAAACACTGCGCAAAGTACCCGCCAGGCGCGCCGCCTCGGGGATCACATTGGTGGCGGTTCCCGCCTCGATCGTCGTGATCGTGAGCACCACGGGATCGAAGACATTGACCCGACGTGTAATGAACGACTGCAAAGCCTGGACAATTTCACACGAGACGGTGACCGGGTCGATCGCATCGTGGGGCATCGACGCGTGGCCGCCGCGCCCCTTCAGCTTGATCTCTAGCACATCGGCCGACGCCAGTAGCGCCCCGCTCCGGGTCGCCACCCTCCCGGCGCCCAGGCGAGGATCGATGTGGATCGCGAACGCGGCATCGACGCCCTCGAGTACGCCTTCCCGAATCATGAAGTGCGCACCGGCGTGCCCCTCTTCACCGGGCTGGAACATGAAAACGATCTTGCCCGCAATCGCGTCTCGCCGGCCGGCCAGGAGCCGCGCAGCCCCGGCCAGCATCGCGACGTGAGAGTCGTGACCGCACGCGTGCATCGTATTCGCCGTCTTGGACGCGAATGGCAGTCCCGTGTCCTCGGGCATCGGCAGTGCATCCATGTCTCCGCGCAATAACACCGTCCGCCCGGGACGCCCACCCTGTAACACCGCCACGACGCCCGAAGTGCGCTCGTGCAGCGTGATCTCGAGATCGAGATCAGAGATCGAATCGAGCACGGCGCGACGCGTCTCGGGCAGCTCCAGCCCCAACTCGGGGTTG encodes:
- a CDS encoding amidohydrolase — protein: MNKTTLLDDARQLLPGTIDLRRRIHANPELGLELPETRRAVLDSISDLDLEITLHERTSGVVAVLQGGRPGRTVLLRGDMDALPMPEDTGLPFASKTANTMHACGHDSHVAMLAGAARLLAGRRDAIAGKIVFMFQPGEEGHAGAHFMIREGVLEGVDAAFAIHIDPRLGAGRVATRSGALLASADVLEIKLKGRGGHASMPHDAIDPVTVSCEIVQALQSFITRRVNVFDPVVLTITTIEAGTATNVIPEAARLAGTLRSVSERARERAHAGIERIAKGVAAAHEVEAEVNIVRGYPVTVNDADSTDLALETAREQFGENAAVQMPTPMMGAEDFSFVLQKVPGAMLFLGARPDDIEHPLPCHSNRMQINEDAMAHGIALHAAIAERYLNGA